The following coding sequences are from one Leptolyngbya sp. NIES-3755 window:
- a CDS encoding acriflavin resistance protein (similar to AA sequence:cyanobase_aa:LBDG_11840), translating into MTMQPSRPRGFSISATAIRQHIGTLMITITAIVIGLYFLSSLQVDLLPSITYPRIGVRVQSPGISPDVAVDEVTRPLEEALSATEGVVQVYSQTREGQVSVDLFFQPGGNIDQALNDATAAFNRARGNLPDTIEEPTLFKVDPSQLPVYEFAVTSQSSEVVDLRVFADEELSRELGVVEGVAAVDVAGGVEEEVRVIVDLDRLQALGVGLNSVLQELEQTNQDISGGRILGRNSEPLTRTIGRFRDAAEIENLSFPVAAQQTATSTTETATGTATESTTPAPQDRVYLRDFAQVNDGTQKQRVFVNLNGQPAVRVSVQKQPDANTIQVVQGVKQRIEELRRSGVIPQDMQLLPTLDESTFIQSSLDSVIQSAALGALLAAASVLLFLGSLRQTFIISLTIPLCTLIAITVMRFSGFSLNIFSLAGLAVSVGQSVDASVVILENIYKRAGIDQSTGSTLTQDGQSKGSTIALVEDSSREMESALVASATTNLVSVLPFVLVGGFIALLFNELILTICFAVGASLIVAITIVPMLASRLLTIRKSSGLNRFWLFREFDRRLKGATRSYGNFLAKLTLRPILAIALTVLILGGSGLWMAGRIPQEILPRISTGQANLFAQFPPGTPIDSSRRVMQEVDKIIQAQPETEYVFSTVGGFLFGNSTSENPLRASSNITLKKGTDVEEYVEKVNREFQRLNLVDVTLRLSPGQVRGLILNNSPVRGAEIDVILQGQDLNQLEAAGRQVIGALSQASLARYRPDADQRQPEIQIERDRERSAELGLNTLAVGETIQTAIEGTVPTQIQRGNRLVDVRVELNEEAIQNASQVGRIPLFTSDNQIVRLSDVANIRTGQAPGQIQRINQRQVFQIAGTLNQGASLGDALAEVDRIIQGVQLPEGISRLPSSAAESNRQLQEALPVLGGLAAFLVFVVMAVQYNSLIDPLVIMFTIPLALSGGIIGLFLTQTAIGATVVVGAVLLVGIVVNNAIIMVETANEIYKNEGLDRRSSILKAAPERLRPILMTTVTTVLGVFPLALGLGEGSEFLQPLGIVVFSGLSLSTLLTLFLIPCFYILLHRWTDGGLSGMMRKKSRTKRSVPPVKETVSVPKASQDGIA; encoded by the coding sequence ATGACTATGCAGCCTTCTCGACCTCGCGGATTTAGCATCAGTGCGACCGCGATTCGTCAACATATCGGCACATTAATGATCACGATTACCGCGATCGTCATTGGTCTGTATTTTCTTTCTAGTCTTCAAGTCGATTTACTTCCCTCGATCACGTATCCGCGAATTGGCGTTCGAGTCCAATCCCCTGGGATTTCTCCAGATGTCGCAGTTGATGAAGTGACTCGTCCACTTGAGGAAGCGCTCTCTGCAACTGAAGGCGTGGTGCAAGTTTATTCTCAAACTCGTGAAGGGCAAGTCAGTGTGGACTTGTTTTTTCAACCCGGTGGGAACATTGACCAAGCTTTGAATGATGCGACTGCGGCATTTAACCGAGCGCGGGGAAACTTACCCGATACGATCGAAGAACCGACGCTATTCAAAGTTGATCCGTCTCAGCTTCCGGTGTATGAGTTTGCAGTCACTTCGCAGTCCTCTGAAGTAGTTGATCTGCGAGTCTTTGCAGATGAAGAACTATCGAGAGAATTGGGCGTTGTCGAAGGAGTCGCAGCCGTTGATGTGGCGGGTGGAGTGGAGGAAGAAGTTCGAGTGATTGTAGATCTCGATCGACTTCAAGCTTTAGGCGTTGGATTGAATAGCGTTCTTCAGGAATTGGAGCAAACGAACCAAGACATTTCTGGGGGTCGGATTCTAGGCAGAAATTCTGAACCGCTGACGAGAACGATCGGGCGATTCAGAGATGCCGCAGAAATTGAGAATTTATCGTTTCCTGTCGCGGCTCAACAAACCGCAACTTCTACAACGGAAACTGCAACGGGAACTGCAACGGAATCAACAACACCAGCCCCCCAAGATCGGGTTTATCTCCGCGATTTTGCTCAGGTGAATGATGGCACTCAGAAGCAGCGAGTATTCGTGAACCTGAACGGTCAGCCTGCGGTTAGAGTGAGTGTTCAGAAACAACCGGATGCGAATACGATTCAAGTGGTACAGGGCGTGAAGCAGCGGATCGAGGAACTTCGTCGATCGGGTGTAATTCCCCAAGATATGCAGCTTCTTCCCACACTAGATGAATCGACTTTCATTCAATCTTCGCTCGATAGCGTGATTCAATCCGCAGCACTTGGAGCATTACTCGCGGCAGCATCAGTTTTATTATTCTTGGGATCACTCAGACAAACCTTTATTATCAGTCTCACGATTCCACTTTGTACGCTGATTGCAATCACAGTAATGCGATTTAGTGGTTTCTCGCTCAATATCTTTAGTTTGGCAGGATTAGCGGTGAGCGTGGGACAATCCGTAGACGCTTCCGTGGTGATTCTAGAAAACATTTATAAACGGGCTGGAATTGATCAAAGTACTGGGAGTACGCTGACACAGGATGGACAATCGAAAGGATCAACGATCGCTTTAGTCGAAGATAGTAGCCGCGAGATGGAATCGGCTCTAGTCGCTTCTGCTACGACAAACTTAGTTTCAGTCTTGCCATTCGTATTAGTTGGCGGATTTATCGCACTATTGTTCAACGAATTAATTCTAACGATCTGTTTTGCAGTTGGCGCTTCGTTGATTGTTGCAATCACGATCGTACCCATGTTGGCATCGCGATTGTTAACGATTCGGAAGTCGAGCGGCTTGAACCGCTTCTGGCTATTCCGAGAGTTCGATCGACGGTTGAAAGGCGCAACTCGGAGCTATGGGAATTTCTTAGCGAAACTAACACTCCGACCGATTCTTGCGATCGCATTAACCGTTCTCATTCTGGGGGGTAGCGGTCTCTGGATGGCAGGTCGCATTCCGCAAGAAATTCTGCCGCGAATTAGTACTGGACAAGCGAACTTATTTGCTCAATTTCCTCCTGGAACACCGATCGATTCGAGTCGGCGAGTCATGCAGGAAGTAGACAAGATTATTCAAGCTCAACCCGAAACCGAGTACGTTTTCTCAACCGTGGGGGGTTTCTTGTTCGGTAACAGTACGAGCGAAAACCCGCTCCGCGCCTCTAGCAATATCACCTTGAAGAAAGGAACCGATGTTGAAGAATACGTCGAGAAAGTGAACCGAGAATTTCAGCGGCTCAACTTAGTCGATGTGACTCTGCGATTGAGTCCGGGACAAGTTCGAGGTCTGATTCTCAATAACTCTCCGGTTCGGGGTGCAGAAATTGACGTAATCTTGCAAGGTCAGGATCTCAATCAACTCGAAGCCGCAGGACGACAAGTAATCGGCGCACTTTCTCAGGCATCCCTCGCACGATATCGTCCAGACGCGGATCAACGTCAGCCCGAAATCCAGATCGAACGCGATCGAGAACGCTCCGCAGAACTCGGACTGAATACCCTCGCCGTTGGAGAAACCATTCAAACCGCGATCGAGGGAACCGTTCCGACTCAAATTCAACGCGGAAACCGTCTAGTCGATGTTCGTGTGGAATTAAACGAAGAAGCAATTCAGAACGCTTCCCAAGTCGGACGCATTCCCTTGTTTACTAGCGACAATCAAATCGTTCGTCTAAGCGATGTTGCGAATATTCGGACAGGACAAGCACCGGGACAAATTCAGCGAATCAACCAGCGACAAGTCTTCCAAATTGCTGGAACGTTGAACCAAGGCGCAAGTTTAGGAGATGCTTTGGCGGAAGTCGATCGTATTATTCAAGGTGTTCAACTTCCTGAAGGGATTTCTCGCTTACCGAGTAGTGCGGCTGAAAGTAACAGACAATTGCAAGAAGCATTACCTGTCTTGGGCGGATTGGCTGCATTCTTGGTCTTCGTCGTGATGGCAGTTCAGTACAACTCTCTGATTGATCCTTTAGTGATCATGTTCACGATTCCGCTGGCATTGTCCGGTGGCATTATCGGATTGTTCCTGACTCAAACCGCGATCGGTGCAACAGTCGTCGTCGGAGCAGTCTTGCTCGTCGGAATTGTAGTGAACAACGCGATCATCATGGTGGAGACCGCGAACGAGATTTATAAAAATGAAGGACTCGATCGTCGATCGTCCATTCTCAAAGCGGCTCCAGAACGCTTACGTCCAATCTTGATGACGACCGTTACAACCGTTCTGGGTGTATTCCCACTGGCACTCGGATTAGGCGAAGGGAGCGAATTTCTTCAACCTTTGGGAATTGTGGTCTTCTCTGGACTATCATTGTCCACCTTGCTCACTCTGTTCCTGATTCCGTGCTTCTACATCTTGTTGCACCGATGGACAGACGGAGGATTGAGTGGAATGATGCGGAAAAAATCTCGAACAAAGCGATCGGTTCCGCCAGTCAAGGAAACGGTATCGGTTCCGAAAGCCTCTCAAGACGGGATTGCTTAA
- a CDS encoding secretion protein HlyD (similar to AA sequence:cyanobase_aa:LBDG_11830) encodes MMRLPIPARLTLSHLGLAGVLLLGGCNLIPAGDAQQQPNPQNQQGGAVAVDTAVAETGSLNEEQTYTGTTRPFREISLRSQAEGRITDISVNVGDSVQSGQVVARLDGTIANSSVAQAEAEVAARESEVASLQAEVEEARTQVERTRLELQQARSDYERQAQLFRQGAISEQQAETARTAVGTAEQALRSAEKQVATRQQAVSASARRITAQQAIVNQERERQSFSVLTSPVTGSVLARPTEPGNLAQAGTEVLRLGDFSQVKVQVQVSEREFANIREGQRAQVRLDALPNQTLAGTVTRISPAAETRARLIPVEVTIPNPNGRIGSGLLARVTFQATQSQRVVVPEGATQIGQRPGQQQGQAQQNQEQQRTATVYVVNRSGEQATVSPRQVQLGNRANGQVEILSGVNAGETIVVRSSGKLEAGAPVRLSILSQQG; translated from the coding sequence ATGATGCGACTTCCGATTCCTGCCCGCTTAACGCTCAGCCATCTCGGACTCGCTGGAGTACTCTTACTGGGTGGCTGCAATCTGATTCCAGCGGGCGATGCTCAACAACAACCTAATCCGCAGAATCAGCAGGGAGGCGCGGTTGCAGTCGATACGGCTGTTGCTGAGACTGGTAGCCTGAACGAAGAACAAACTTACACTGGAACCACACGACCTTTCCGAGAAATTTCACTGCGATCGCAAGCCGAAGGCAGAATCACAGACATTAGCGTGAATGTGGGGGACTCGGTGCAATCGGGTCAGGTGGTCGCTCGATTGGATGGCACGATCGCGAATTCATCGGTCGCACAAGCAGAGGCAGAAGTGGCGGCACGAGAATCAGAAGTCGCAAGTTTGCAAGCCGAAGTCGAAGAAGCTCGAACTCAAGTAGAACGGACGCGGTTGGAACTGCAACAAGCTCGATCGGACTATGAAAGACAGGCGCAACTTTTTCGACAAGGTGCAATCTCAGAACAGCAAGCCGAAACTGCAAGAACGGCGGTCGGAACCGCAGAACAAGCTTTACGATCGGCAGAAAAACAGGTAGCAACTCGACAGCAAGCAGTTTCAGCTTCAGCAAGAAGAATTACGGCACAACAAGCGATCGTGAATCAAGAACGAGAAAGACAGTCTTTTAGTGTTCTGACTTCACCTGTAACGGGTTCCGTCTTAGCCCGTCCAACCGAACCTGGAAACCTTGCACAAGCCGGAACAGAAGTATTACGATTGGGTGATTTTAGTCAAGTTAAAGTTCAAGTACAAGTCTCAGAACGAGAATTTGCCAACATTCGAGAAGGTCAAAGAGCACAAGTTCGCTTAGATGCTCTACCGAATCAAACTTTAGCTGGAACGGTAACACGGATTTCTCCAGCAGCAGAAACTAGAGCGCGATTGATTCCAGTTGAAGTGACCATTCCGAATCCGAATGGCAGAATTGGCAGCGGATTGTTAGCACGAGTCACCTTTCAAGCAACACAATCTCAGCGCGTGGTCGTTCCAGAAGGTGCGACTCAGATTGGACAGCGACCTGGACAGCAGCAAGGTCAAGCACAGCAAAATCAAGAGCAGCAAAGAACTGCCACGGTTTATGTTGTGAATCGATCGGGTGAGCAAGCCACCGTTAGCCCCAGACAAGTGCAACTCGGCAATCGGGCGAATGGACAAGTCGAAATTCTGTCGGGTGTGAATGCAGGGGAAACGATCGTCGTTCGTAGTAGCGGAAAGTTAGAAGCGGGTGCGCCCGTTCGGTTGAGCATTTTATCGCAGCAAGGATAG
- a CDS encoding hypothetical protein (hypothetical protein N9414_01315;~similar to AA sequence:cyanobase_aa:LBDG_11820) — MADSVRTIDVDTTIAALQQGLTSIPVEQAIAVIESWQQQLQGTDLAEDLGDLKAALQQGDASMISQILIDLGEDTSEAAADATGDVAVKVEQLGELLSQAGESLA, encoded by the coding sequence ATGGCAGATTCAGTTCGGACGATTGATGTTGATACAACGATCGCAGCGCTTCAACAAGGCTTGACATCGATTCCGGTCGAACAAGCGATCGCGGTGATCGAAAGCTGGCAGCAACAGCTTCAAGGAACCGATTTAGCTGAAGATCTAGGTGATTTGAAAGCAGCACTGCAACAAGGCGACGCAAGTATGATTTCGCAGATCTTGATTGATCTGGGTGAAGATACTTCCGAAGCCGCAGCAGATGCCACTGGAGATGTCGCGGTGAAAGTCGAACAGTTAGGCGAATTGCTGTCACAAGCAGGCGAATCGTTAGCGTAA
- a CDS encoding hypothetical protein (similar to AA sequence:cyanobase_aa:LBDG_01510) — protein MLRKLGLWLIWLGFIVYVLWFAPPLNIQLPYLLNPVAISAFSMVGIWLLIYSCLIFADGRMQRIPAWGFMLASIASGTIGLIPYLALREPNDQFSGEKDPGLALLDSKATGIVLTISTIAILIFAIAFGNWSLFIQSFQTDKFIHGMTLALFLFALLFPYPTLLSDDMARRGLIKESQFFWIVALIPLFGPLAYLCLRPNIPALK, from the coding sequence ATGCTACGAAAACTAGGCTTATGGCTGATCTGGCTTGGGTTTATTGTTTATGTACTTTGGTTCGCTCCCCCTTTAAATATCCAATTACCCTACTTATTAAATCCAGTCGCAATCTCCGCCTTCAGCATGGTTGGAATCTGGCTTTTAATCTATAGCTGTCTGATCTTTGCAGACGGCAGAATGCAGCGAATTCCAGCTTGGGGATTTATGTTGGCATCGATCGCATCCGGTACGATCGGTTTAATTCCCTATCTTGCTCTACGCGAACCAAATGACCAATTTTCAGGCGAGAAAGATCCTGGGTTAGCACTACTCGATTCAAAAGCGACAGGAATTGTGCTGACGATTAGCACGATCGCTATCTTGATATTCGCGATCGCATTCGGCAACTGGAGCTTATTTATTCAATCCTTCCAAACAGATAAATTCATCCACGGAATGACCCTAGCATTGTTCTTATTTGCATTGTTATTCCCTTACCCAACATTATTATCGGATGATATGGCGCGGCGTGGATTGATCAAAGAATCACAGTTCTTTTGGATTGTTGCTCTCATTCCATTATTTGGTCCCTTAGCCTATCTTTGTCTGCGTCCGAACATTCCTGCCTTAAAGTAA
- a CDS encoding two-component sensor histidine kinase (similar to AA sequence:cyanobase_aa:LBDG_20110), with protein sequence MQDFSQLLKENIDRIKQDWIDAVASDRQIRSADTLSRTAIEDHIDDVLTAMAVSLSQTETDDDKTIADASLSHGVLRANQGFDPSEIAQEYHLLRKTIFNIIRPELLNGTAEELFRAITVIDSVIDLAISQCFKSYVAERLNELEQVRNQLGITVSELKRLARSSEDNLSILAHELKTPLTSIIGYADLFLRQSRQEERDSTASLEHIERVLRGGRRLLHLINDALELSRYEAGKMQVIPEAIDLRALIYAVVELMQPLISDRDLKLVTNLKDAPVEVITDPFRLQQVLTNLVSNAVRYTESGSVTIVCQTLPNDRWLMSVTDTGIGIDPQDQLRLFAPFERVGTMKSPDSTGLGLAIVARLVERLQGNIYLASQPQEGSTFTAIFPIEIQED encoded by the coding sequence ATGCAGGATTTTAGCCAACTGCTGAAAGAAAATATCGATCGCATAAAACAAGATTGGATAGATGCGGTGGCAAGCGATCGACAAATTCGCAGTGCAGATACCTTGAGCCGAACTGCGATCGAGGATCATATTGATGATGTCCTGACGGCAATGGCTGTTTCACTCTCACAAACCGAGACAGACGATGATAAGACGATCGCAGATGCTAGTCTTTCTCACGGTGTTTTACGTGCCAATCAAGGCTTTGATCCGAGCGAAATCGCCCAAGAGTACCATCTACTACGCAAAACAATCTTCAATATCATTCGCCCTGAGTTGCTGAATGGAACGGCAGAAGAGTTATTTCGAGCAATTACGGTAATTGATTCTGTGATTGATCTAGCCATTTCGCAATGCTTTAAGAGCTATGTGGCTGAACGGCTCAATGAACTAGAACAAGTCCGAAATCAGCTTGGTATTACCGTTTCAGAGTTAAAACGATTGGCTCGATCGAGTGAAGATAATTTGTCGATTCTGGCTCATGAACTCAAGACTCCGCTGACCTCGATTATTGGCTATGCCGATCTATTCTTACGGCAGTCACGCCAAGAAGAGCGCGATTCTACCGCGAGTCTGGAACATATTGAACGAGTCTTACGGGGTGGACGGCGACTGTTGCATTTAATCAATGATGCGTTAGAACTATCGCGCTATGAAGCTGGAAAAATGCAGGTGATTCCAGAAGCGATCGACCTTCGTGCTTTGATCTATGCGGTGGTGGAATTGATGCAGCCCTTAATTAGCGATCGAGACTTAAAACTCGTCACCAATCTCAAAGATGCACCAGTAGAAGTAATCACTGATCCTTTCCGCTTGCAGCAAGTTCTCACAAACTTAGTCAGTAATGCAGTTCGATACACCGAATCCGGCAGCGTTACGATCGTCTGTCAAACGTTACCAAACGATCGATGGTTAATGTCCGTTACCGATACTGGAATTGGAATCGATCCTCAAGATCAACTTCGATTGTTTGCACCTTTTGAGCGCGTTGGAACAATGAAATCGCCGGACAGTACGGGATTAGGACTCGCGATCGTCGCTCGACTCGTTGAACGCTTACAAGGGAATATCTATCTCGCCTCACAGCCCCAAGAAGGTTCAACCTTTACCGCAATTTTCCCGATCGAGATTCAAGAAGACTGA
- a CDS encoding serine/threonine kinase (similar to AA sequence:cyanobase_aa:alr3877) produces the protein MWSLKEWIHDRYCLEAILNEKPGRKTFLATDRLTRSKVIIKLLLFSASVTWEEVKLFEREAEVLQSFNHKAIPQYVDRFDLALPNIQGFAVVQTWIAAKSLKQHLENGRRFSELEIQQIAEQVLSILHDLHTHSPPIIHRDLKPSNILLGERSGNYVGQVYLIDFGSVQNVAATQDGTFTITGTYGYMPPEQFSGRTFPASDLYSLGATLVELLTGLDPAELPHQNGSLQIEESICSKPFYHWLVQLLQPNPNQRFESAQQALEALQHPDRRMLDRAFFQNHPQIRLNVDRELLHLVILPDRALNISLTNFISFTVLPLALLILSIPVRVLLLIPLAGPVLYIAALGGLAFLFVWTLFEAVQQSLLHHFCKTQLRSQSETIQVKKTILGLTVYKKAYSIVQIQSIEWSKSYIQIEHKIPNRYIPASITLKTERKPSQITPLNDQEAEMLAQVLGNYLEVPVHCSDQSS, from the coding sequence ATGTGGTCTTTGAAAGAATGGATTCACGATCGCTATTGTCTCGAAGCAATCTTGAACGAAAAGCCTGGACGTAAAACATTTTTAGCAACTGATCGACTCACTCGAAGCAAGGTCATCATCAAACTATTGCTGTTTAGTGCGAGTGTCACTTGGGAAGAGGTAAAACTGTTTGAGCGAGAAGCGGAAGTTTTGCAATCTTTCAATCACAAAGCAATTCCTCAGTATGTCGATCGATTTGATCTCGCTTTACCCAATATTCAAGGATTTGCAGTCGTTCAGACTTGGATTGCAGCCAAATCACTCAAACAACATCTCGAAAATGGTCGCCGCTTTAGTGAGCTTGAAATCCAGCAAATTGCAGAGCAAGTCTTGTCTATTCTGCATGATCTCCATACGCATTCGCCCCCAATTATTCATCGAGATTTGAAGCCGAGTAACATTCTTTTAGGAGAGCGATCGGGAAATTATGTTGGACAGGTCTATTTAATCGATTTTGGCTCTGTTCAGAACGTGGCAGCAACCCAAGATGGAACCTTCACGATCACCGGAACTTATGGTTATATGCCACCTGAACAGTTCAGCGGTAGAACATTTCCAGCTTCCGATCTTTACAGTCTAGGAGCAACATTAGTCGAGCTATTAACTGGGCTTGATCCGGCTGAGCTACCTCATCAAAATGGAAGCTTACAAATCGAAGAATCAATCTGTAGTAAGCCTTTCTATCATTGGTTGGTTCAACTATTGCAACCGAATCCGAATCAGCGCTTTGAGTCAGCACAGCAAGCCCTTGAAGCCTTGCAACATCCTGATCGCAGAATGCTCGATCGAGCTTTTTTCCAGAATCACCCTCAGATTCGCTTGAATGTCGATCGAGAACTGTTGCATCTCGTGATATTGCCCGATCGCGCATTAAATATTTCGCTGACTAATTTCATCTCATTCACAGTACTTCCTCTTGCGCTGCTGATTCTCTCTATTCCAGTCCGGGTTTTGCTTCTCATACCACTTGCTGGACCAGTACTCTATATTGCTGCACTCGGCGGACTTGCATTCTTGTTTGTATGGACTCTATTTGAGGCAGTACAACAATCTCTATTGCACCATTTTTGTAAAACTCAACTCCGGAGCCAATCAGAAACAATTCAAGTTAAAAAAACGATATTGGGTCTAACGGTGTACAAGAAAGCATATTCGATCGTGCAGATTCAATCGATCGAGTGGTCAAAGTCCTACATTCAAATTGAGCATAAAATTCCAAATCGTTATATTCCTGCATCAATAACACTGAAAACAGAGCGTAAACCCTCTCAAATCACGCCGTTAAATGATCAAGAAGCAGAAATGCTGGCTCAAGTTTTAGGCAACTATCTTGAAGTTCCTGTTCATTGCTCGGATCAGTCTTCTTGA
- a CDS encoding serine/threonine protein kinase (similar to AA sequence:cyanobase_aa:Cyan7425_3721), translating into MTILNDRYHIKTCLSDKPGRRTYLAQDQDTQVVIKCLTLDGQATWEDLKLFDREAQVLQTINHPAIPKYLDSFEIDNGYALIQTYLEARSLKDHIETSKPLNESEVVSIAQQVLEILNYLHDRHPPIIHRDIKPSNILWDGKRCYLIDFGAVQTLAAKAGETFTIVGTYGYMPPEQFGGRTLPVSDLYSLGTTLIYLLTGIHPAELPQVNGQLEFEAAVQCSPAFCCWIRTLIQVSPSQRFSSARSALEALKQINAPTKTHTKGFSDIKILSNAHELLVIIPKFRYDAQMNWGTLFGTTFMLAIFSSFFLWNAIAGSWGILAFFYVLLILAGNIVLWLISSYTEVYLRLTLTEVSLTYNFLGLKFKIPRPSAISDLVKIVLKPAYHYTETDSEGGQRTVVVYAELLIWTGKRKYRLRNLEQREADWIAGHLRKRFPVTIVRVKNKPD; encoded by the coding sequence ATGACTATTCTGAACGATCGCTATCACATCAAAACCTGTCTAAGCGATAAGCCAGGACGACGAACTTATCTCGCTCAGGATCAAGATACTCAAGTCGTGATCAAATGTTTGACCTTAGATGGGCAGGCAACTTGGGAAGATTTGAAATTGTTCGATCGAGAAGCACAAGTCCTTCAAACGATCAATCATCCTGCGATTCCAAAGTACTTAGATAGTTTTGAGATTGACAATGGCTATGCACTGATACAAACCTATCTTGAAGCGCGATCGCTCAAAGACCATATCGAAACAAGTAAGCCTTTGAACGAATCCGAGGTTGTGTCGATCGCACAGCAAGTTCTTGAGATTTTGAATTATTTACACGATCGACATCCGCCGATTATTCATCGAGATATCAAACCGAGTAACATTCTTTGGGACGGAAAACGCTGCTATTTGATTGACTTTGGAGCCGTTCAGACTTTAGCGGCAAAAGCGGGGGAAACTTTTACGATCGTGGGAACTTACGGCTATATGCCTCCAGAACAATTTGGGGGACGAACCTTACCTGTTTCTGATTTGTACAGTCTTGGCACAACCTTAATTTACTTACTGACAGGCATTCATCCCGCAGAGCTTCCTCAAGTCAATGGACAGCTAGAATTTGAAGCCGCAGTTCAGTGTAGTCCTGCCTTTTGTTGCTGGATTCGCACACTGATACAAGTCAGCCCAAGTCAGCGATTTTCGTCCGCACGATCGGCTCTAGAAGCTCTGAAGCAAATCAATGCACCGACTAAAACTCATACAAAAGGGTTTAGTGATATCAAAATTCTGTCGAATGCTCACGAATTGCTCGTGATTATCCCAAAGTTTCGATATGATGCCCAGATGAACTGGGGAACGCTGTTCGGCACAACTTTTATGCTGGCGATTTTCTCAAGTTTCTTTTTGTGGAATGCGATCGCTGGAAGTTGGGGAATTCTCGCCTTTTTCTATGTTCTTCTCATTCTTGCCGGAAATATCGTGCTATGGCTAATTAGCTCATACACCGAAGTTTATTTGCGATTGACCTTGACTGAAGTGAGCTTGACTTACAACTTTCTGGGCTTAAAGTTCAAGATTCCTCGACCCTCGGCAATCAGTGACCTTGTAAAAATCGTACTCAAGCCTGCTTATCACTACACTGAGACAGACAGCGAGGGGGGTCAACGAACCGTAGTCGTTTATGCAGAACTCTTAATCTGGACAGGAAAGCGAAAATATCGTTTGCGAAATCTAGAGCAGCGAGAAGCAGACTGGATTGCAGGACATCTACGCAAACGATTCCCAGTCACGATCGTGCGTGTCAAAAATAAACCCGACTGA